In Thermodesulfovibrionales bacterium, the following proteins share a genomic window:
- the acpS gene encoding holo-ACP synthase, whose translation MIHGVGIDIVEIERIRKAVDRWGEKFLRRIFTDREIAYCYERKNPFPSLAVRFAAKEAFIKASGSETVLPLTDIEVFNSVNGRPSIRARGRLEGFLTEHSLREVHVSLSHEREYGIAFVLLEKRDKLSTDEGP comes from the coding sequence ATGATTCATGGTGTCGGTATAGACATTGTTGAGATAGAGCGGATCCGGAAGGCCGTGGACAGGTGGGGAGAAAAGTTCCTCAGACGTATCTTCACCGACCGGGAGATAGCGTACTGTTATGAGAGGAAGAACCCCTTTCCCTCATTGGCGGTGAGGTTTGCGGCAAAGGAGGCATTCATAAAGGCCTCCGGATCAGAGACCGTTCTCCCCTTGACAGACATTGAAGTCTTCAATAGCGTCAACGGCAGACCCTCCATAAGAGCAAGGGGCAGACTTGAAGGCTTTTTGACGGAACATTCCTTGCGTGAGGTCCATGTGAGTCTCAGTCACGAACGGGAATACGGCATCGCCTTCGTTCTCCTTGAGAAAAGGGACAAGCTCTCAACCGACGAAGGTCCCTGA